The window CACGATATACGAGGAGCTTTGGCAACAACTTTTCCTGTGATTCACTGTCATCCAACAATAGCTTGCAGGGAGATTTGTCAACAGGCTGACTCTGGAAAACCTCATGTGTGGCATCATCTGTGAGTTCTAATAAAGGACCCAGTCTCCAGTGCATTTATGTTGTTaacccctcacccacccccaaTCTGGTCCTTTCTAGTTTACTGGGGAATCAGTGAGCAAATGGATCAAGCCCTAATCTTTCCCCATCTGGAGAAGGGATCCGCCCTGAAAAATTGTTTAAAACTAACCCCCAGATTAACGTCACCAGGACAGTAAAAATCAAGTGCATAGATTTGGAAGGTCCTGCCTCTCTTGAAGTAGAGATGtccttgtgtttgtgttcatttgtATGCTTCATGAAGTGGCCCATTTGTTTATGCAAAGCTTCTTACCCAGGCCCACTGAGAACTTGAATTGTTTAAAGGACCATACAAATAGATTGGGCAACCAGTAGATGCCTCTGTACTGGTAGACAAAGTGCAAAATACTTCACGTATTTAATGTTTACAGTCTTCAATATTTAATGACACATTTCAGAGTAAAAAGGTTCATGTTGATGTAactgccccccacctccccagctAAAAAAAACTTGAACTTGGGGTGCGGTGCAATGGCTTACTGATGTGAGGACCGTGTTTGCACACTATTCAGTGCTATATGTACCTATTAATATTTACTGCGCGTTGTCAAAATTAATTGACCGCAACAATGAAGACACTTCGGAAATGTTTCGGCGGAAACAAGACTCTGTAATGCAGCATGCAACAATGTAACCGTTCCCGGCTTATTTGTATCAACTTTCAGAGCCTGTGGCAATTTCTCCCAGGCAAGAAGATGGCTTCTTGGGTGCTATGACGACTGCCGCTAGTTTTTACAGGGATGTTTGTATAACGTCTGTTCTTTAACATTGGCTATGTTATGACAGCAATCGCAATTACGTCCTACTAAATATATCAAAATGTGATACTTACATCAGTCAAAATAAATAGGACCAATTTAGCCTTGAACGTTTATAAACCAGGTGTCTAAAAACTTCACCAACATTCTCACGACATGGACTAATCCCGAACAGGCTCCTGCACGGGATTTGATTCAAATACATAAAACTTTTGATTCGATTGAAAGCAGGGAACACAAACTCACGTGAAAACGAAGAATAAGGTGGTGGACCCCACAAGAAGTGTGGCAGCAGTAGAGACTGGGATGTATTTGCTGGGTTTAAATCTCTTTCCAACGCTGTTGGGCATTCTGTAATTTCCACATTCCTCAATTATTTATTCCGATGGAGGTGCATGTCAATTTCCAGTGTGCAATTTCAACAAATGGGTTAACGGTTTTAACCAACTCGTCTATGGAACCGCTAAAAGCACACAGATACAAAGATAGACAGGCAGAAATACACCGCTCCGAAAGCCTGGAGATCCACCCTTGCAATCCAGCCCACTAGTGAGGTCACAGAAACGCTTGAAGGGTGGAGCTTCGATAGAAAACGCAAGAGGGATGCTCGAGCATAGTAGACTGCAAAATAAATAACTATCATTAGGCCTAATATTTAGAAAAGAGATGTGAATTTAATACAATATAATGTGTTAATAGTTGTTGACGTGTTGTTGATATTATGTGGTTAAACTCCGTAAATAGCCATAATTCTAAACCTAAAAGTCGAAAAATAACTCACAAAATACACAATTATGCTTTCGatcattttatttaaatgaATTAATGGAGAGTGGAAAAAACTGACACTGTACAGATTGTTTCGAGGAAAATATGATGGGCAACGGTAACCTAAGAGTTTGAAGCATAGGGTTTGAAGACCTCAAAAACTATCCACCGGTTACTTATAATTGTGTTAAATCAAAGTTTTCTCGCATACTGTTGGCCCCCTCTAGTGGCAGAAATGGGCCCTTTTGCGTTTATTTAATAACGAGCTCTATTGGTACTTTTGGGCACCCGTAGTTCCAAACACTTTGACCAATCAGTCTGTTGAGCGAGCAAGTCAAGCTGAATCCAGGTAGACCACCATTGCAGGGTTTATTTTTAGCCAGCGATTAAAGAGTCACATGAAGATATTCTTGCCTGTAGAGCAAGGCAACCTCGAGATTATCCTGCTCTGAGTCTTTTCAAATCATCCCGTCGTTGTGAGTTACGTTAGGGAATTAGCTTTAGCTCGTTGCCCGATCTAGTGTTTCTAGCAAGTATGTCATACCGGAAAACATTCAGACTTGTATGTGGGTTTGCCGGAGGTTCTGCTGTTCTAGTTTTCGCAGCAGCCGCCGCTGAATCTCGTGGGCATTTCGGTACCAACACCCGGGGAGAGACCAGTCACTGGGGTGGAATTCCAGCTATCCAGGCTGCACAGCCGGCACAGACGTGGCCAGCGGGGAGTCATACAGCTGGACCAAGTGGACGTACCTGGGACTTTAACTGGGACAAGTATGAGTCTTATTTATAACGTCTGACATGTCGTTTAGTTGTACAGTCTAGAGCTGATTATTCAGCAGCGCTGATTGACAAGATGTCAATGAGGTTGATCGAGCTTAAACGTCTCTACTAGTTAATCTCCTCCGTTCCTCCTTGTCCTGAACTAGACGGGATCCAACTACGCTATTGAATGGAAAGAAGAAGGAGAGTTTGAGTGAAGACCCAAGCACAGAACAGGAGAATGGCAAACCCAAAGCCACACGCAACATCCTTCTAATTCGACATTCCCAGTACAACTTAAGTGGGACTGGAGACATGGAGAGGATCCTTACACCACTAGGTGCATTGGAGACGGAACATTCATGTCCCTACTGACTGCATTCTGTGCCATTTGATGTTGTTTGGTTGTCAATATGTCTGAGCTTACAACCAAAAGTGAAGTTCCACAGTGGAGATTTAAGCGGTGAATGGTTCCAATGCTGTCAGCTGAATTGTGAgactgtgttttttttgcacCAGGCCGGGAACAGGCAGAGCTGACTGGTCAGCGCCTAGCAACGCTGGGACTGAAGTATGACATCCTGATACACTCAACCATGGCCAGGGCCACTGAGACCGCCCACATTATCAGCAAGCACCTCTCAGGTAACTTTTAAGTTCAGCTTAGTGTGCCTCATACTGATTACTCGAATCAAACGTTATTGATATAGCCCTTCTTTCAAGCAAGTCACATAGCGCTTCATAGATCAGCCCATataatcactcattcataattcTTTTGTTCAGTTCCTCAGAAAAGAAATGTGATTCGTCTTTCTTTCTGCCTTTGGTTAAGGAGTAGAATTGGTGAGCTGTGATTTGTTGAGGGAGGGCGCACCAATCGAGCCGGTGCCCCCAGTCACCCACTGGCAGCCTGATGctgtggtgagacacacacacacctgctctggATTTAGACCGTGCACCCGGTCCAGTTTCACATCCTTTATTCACAAACACTGTACATTAAGGTTGCATTTACCACCATGGTAGGCCCAGTACACCTCTTGTAAAGGGGCAGTTGGAGGTTCTGTTGCAAAAACCAGATCCATGTTTACATCCACCTACCCCTGGACATCCCAACCTCCCCCATACCCCAAGTTTCCTTCTACGGCTTAACCGTAACAAAATGTAACTACGTAGCCGTTTTAAATGTACCTACAATGTTGGTTTCTGTAGGCATTGCTATGCGGTTACACAGTAGTTCACGAAACCTTAATGTGTACTGTTGCCGATTATTCTGTTTCACTTGGTCTGTTATATCCGCTGCGAAATTTCCAAGCATTCTCTGTCACCCTCCTGTGTTGACTGTTGACTGTCTCACCATGTCGGATCCTATTCCAGCTCCTCTCAACACTGAATACATCCTGAATTGCACTGCAATGAGAAGACTATTCCATGCAGTGCAATGGAATGTATTTAGGGTCTGTTTGATATGTCTCTCCGCTCACCTGTGGGGGGGGGCCGCGGACCTCCTTGCTGTGTTCAGCAGTACCACGAGGACGGGGCAAGGATCGAGGCGGCGTTTCGCCGGTACATCCACCGGGCCGACCCCAAGCAGAAGGAGGACAGCTACGAGGTCATCGTCTGTCATGCCAATGTCATCCGCTattttgtgtgcaggtgtgttggGCTAGTCGGCCCGCCCCATTTCTGGTTGGGGCGTCCGTTTCGCTTTGCCACCATCTTGGCCATGCCCTTAAGACTCGTAGGCATTCCATTACTTTATGTTGACGTGTCCTCAATAATAGATGCTTTGGGATGGTTTTGGAAAATGTGGAAAGTCCCTGCTTGTATGTTAggcttcatgtgtgtgtttgtgtgtgtgtgtgtgtcagggctctCCAGTTTCCTCCGGAGGGCTGGCTCAGGATGGGCCTCAACAACGGCAGCATCACCTGGCTC of the Hypomesus transpacificus isolate Combined female unplaced genomic scaffold, fHypTra1 scaffold_31, whole genome shotgun sequence genome contains:
- the pgam5 gene encoding serine/threonine-protein phosphatase PGAM5, mitochondrial isoform X2, with the protein product MSYRKTFRLVCGFAGGSAVLVFAAAAAESRGHFGTNTRGETSHWGGIPAIQAAQPAQTWPAGSHTAGPSGRTWDFNWDKRDPTTLLNGKKKESLSEDPSTEQENGKPKATRNILLIRHSQYNLSGTGDMERILTPLGREQAELTGQRLATLGLKYDILIHSTMARATETAHIISKHLSGVELVSCDLLREGAPIEPVPPVTHWQPDAVYHEDGARIEAAFRRYIHRADPKQKEDSYEVIVCHANVIRYFVCRALQFPPEGWLRMGLNNGSITWLTIRPSGRVALRTLGDSGFMPPDKLTRT
- the pgam5 gene encoding serine/threonine-protein phosphatase PGAM5, mitochondrial isoform X1, producing MSYRKTFRLVCGFAGGSAVLVFAAAAAESRGHFGTNTRGETSHWGGIPAIQAAQPAQTWPAGSHTAGPSGRTWDFNWDKRDPTTLLNGKKKESLSEDPSTEQENGKPKATRNILLIRHSQYNLSGTGDMERILTPLGREQAELTGQRLATLGLKYDILIHSTMARATETAHIISKHLSGVELVSCDLLREGAPIEPVPPVTHWQPDAVQYHEDGARIEAAFRRYIHRADPKQKEDSYEVIVCHANVIRYFVCRALQFPPEGWLRMGLNNGSITWLTIRPSGRVALRTLGDSGFMPPDKLTRT